The Pseudomonadota bacterium genome has a segment encoding these proteins:
- a CDS encoding GGDEF domain-containing protein produces MSRGATRELPVDDSPEAVGSALYAEYCRRHPGTSFAAFAHIVRQGVVWWAELDLEAVHRSAGYPSEAARPACLTAQLQQLLDRLCSLVALDPLTGLFNRRYLDHRIRQELRRSKREQRPCSLLVVDADDFKRINDTYGHSVGDAVLRRVATVLRRSMRASDDVSARFGGEEFVVLLPSTPAAGALGAAHRLRREVQAAVTPAPRGPIEITVSIGMATFDPREEIPTVEQFLGQADEALYAAKAAGKNTVKVHKPEASGLDAVSLEEKDALLR; encoded by the coding sequence GTGAGCCGTGGCGCCACCAGGGAATTGCCGGTCGACGACAGCCCCGAGGCTGTCGGATCCGCGTTGTACGCCGAATACTGTCGCAGGCATCCGGGCACCAGCTTTGCCGCTTTCGCCCACATAGTGCGGCAAGGGGTTGTGTGGTGGGCCGAGCTCGATCTCGAGGCCGTTCATCGTAGCGCAGGCTACCCGAGTGAAGCCGCACGTCCAGCTTGTCTGACCGCCCAGCTGCAGCAGCTGCTGGATCGACTCTGCTCGCTCGTGGCGCTCGACCCGCTCACCGGGCTGTTCAACCGTCGCTATCTCGATCACCGGATTAGGCAGGAGCTGCGTCGCTCGAAGCGCGAGCAGCGACCCTGCTCCCTGCTGGTGGTGGATGCGGACGATTTCAAGCGCATCAACGACACGTACGGCCACTCCGTAGGGGATGCCGTACTGCGGCGGGTTGCCACCGTTCTGCGACGGAGCATGCGTGCGAGCGACGATGTATCCGCTCGTTTCGGTGGAGAGGAATTCGTCGTCCTGCTCCCCAGCACGCCGGCGGCGGGCGCCCTCGGCGCGGCCCATCGCTTGCGCCGGGAAGTGCAAGCCGCGGTGACCCCTGCCCCGCGCGGCCCCATAGAGATCACCGTGAGCATCGGGATGGCTACGTTTGATCCGCGCGAAGAGATCCCGACCGTGGAACAGTTCTTGGGTCAGGCGGACGAAGCACTGTACGCGGCCAAGGCCGCCGGCAAGAACACCGTCAAGGTCCACAAGCCCGAGGCCTCGGGGCTCGATGCCGTCAGCCTTGAAGAGAAGGACGCCCTGCTACGATGA
- a CDS encoding MinD/ParA family protein: MRTVTISSGKGGVGKSNVAVNLGLALAQDGKRVLLFDADLGLANLDILFGFSSKRSVADIVDASHDIRDVLLDGPHGLRVLPASSGVLDLERLSADQRLQIIECIQEASEDFDLLIVDTGAGLTDNVLFFASSADDVVIVTTPEPTAMADSYALIKVLNRGKYSGRFTLLVNRVSDPAQGVAVHERLSSVSRRFLGVQLHFYGSLMHDAALEAAVRLRQPVMVSHPNSTIAGAFRSLAGRFDEAFPTGEGMSGAGFWNRWLQNRTAERAAMRR; this comes from the coding sequence ATGAGAACCGTAACGATTTCGAGCGGGAAGGGAGGCGTCGGAAAGTCCAACGTCGCAGTCAATCTAGGTCTTGCCCTCGCTCAAGACGGCAAGAGGGTGCTGCTTTTCGATGCGGATCTTGGACTCGCCAATCTCGATATTCTCTTTGGCTTCAGCAGCAAGCGTTCCGTTGCCGACATCGTCGACGCCTCGCACGACATCCGAGACGTGTTGCTCGACGGGCCACATGGCCTCAGGGTATTGCCCGCAAGCTCGGGGGTGCTTGACCTCGAGCGCCTGAGCGCCGACCAGCGGCTGCAGATCATCGAGTGTATTCAAGAAGCTTCCGAGGACTTCGATTTGCTGATCGTCGACACCGGCGCCGGCTTGACCGACAACGTGCTCTTCTTCGCGAGCTCTGCCGACGACGTGGTAATCGTGACTACCCCCGAGCCGACGGCGATGGCCGACAGCTACGCGCTGATCAAGGTCCTGAATCGCGGCAAGTATAGTGGCCGCTTCACCCTGCTGGTGAATCGAGTCTCCGATCCGGCACAAGGTGTGGCGGTCCACGAGCGCCTGTCCAGCGTGAGCCGACGCTTTCTCGGTGTGCAGCTGCACTTCTATGGGTCGCTCATGCACGACGCCGCACTGGAAGCCGCTGTTCGTCTCAGGCAGCCGGTCATGGTCAGCCACCCCAACTCCACTATCGCCGGTGCCTTCCGATCGCTAGCTGGTCGCTTTGACGAAGCATTCCCGACCGGGGAAGGGATGTCAGGAGCCGGCTTCTGGAACCGGTGGCTGCAGAACCGTACAGCCGAACGGGCGGCGATGCGTCGTTGA
- a CDS encoding EcsC family protein yields MNEYEAQALHAIHAWKTAERSWFGRASELAGRPFDLAGEAALRVPGAGKLLEQGIGGMVSLLNEAAHWSVRPDAIHEEYRRAGSVDVREGTDVQRLGLHAVDRVIGTLSVKYRTAAALEGTTAGMIGLPGIPADVIALTAVNLRAIGEYATYCGFDLASQREKLFALHIMSLASSRSHQGEGLALSQLARIAQDAAQRRAWDDLEKHVLATILQRVARALGARLTKAKMAQLLPAVGALVGGGFNARFTGRVCDVAYFLYRERFLAKKYGAEIIARASPDPRFARYPEEYEGQWR; encoded by the coding sequence ATGAACGAATACGAAGCACAGGCATTGCACGCTATACACGCCTGGAAGACCGCGGAGCGCAGCTGGTTCGGCAGGGCAAGCGAGCTTGCCGGCAGGCCCTTCGACTTGGCGGGCGAGGCTGCTCTGCGCGTGCCTGGCGCGGGAAAGCTGCTCGAGCAGGGCATTGGAGGCATGGTATCGCTTCTCAACGAAGCGGCACATTGGAGTGTTCGCCCCGATGCCATTCACGAGGAGTACCGAAGAGCCGGTTCCGTGGATGTGCGCGAGGGTACGGACGTCCAACGGCTGGGCCTGCATGCTGTCGACCGCGTCATCGGAACGCTGTCGGTCAAGTACCGGACTGCTGCCGCGCTCGAGGGAACGACCGCCGGCATGATCGGCTTGCCAGGGATTCCCGCGGATGTGATCGCGTTGACGGCAGTCAACCTGAGGGCCATCGGCGAGTATGCGACGTACTGCGGCTTCGATCTGGCGTCCCAAAGAGAGAAGCTGTTCGCTCTGCACATCATGAGCCTCGCGTCCAGCCGTTCCCACCAGGGCGAGGGACTGGCCTTGTCGCAGCTCGCCAGAATCGCTCAAGACGCGGCCCAGCGACGAGCCTGGGATGACCTCGAGAAGCACGTCCTTGCGACCATCCTGCAGCGCGTCGCGCGAGCGCTTGGTGCACGACTCACCAAAGCCAAGATGGCGCAGCTCTTGCCGGCCGTGGGCGCGCTCGTCGGAGGCGGTTTCAACGCCCGCTTCACCGGCAGGGTCTGCGACGTCGCCTACTTCCTGTATCGAGAGAGGTTCTTGGCGAAAAAATACGGTGCCGAGATCATTGCCCGCGCCAGCCCGGACCCTCGATTCGCACGCTACCCAGAGGAGTACGAAGGCCAGTGGCGCTGA
- a CDS encoding ATP-binding cassette domain-containing protein — protein MTDPLLRVEQLKKHFAVQLGSLRRRVARVKAVDGVSFELHRGRTLGLVGESGCGKSTTGRAILRLVEPDSGRVHFRGQDLLQLDSRALRRARSQMQIVFQDPHSSLNPRQTIGDAVGSVLLLHGRATRATLRSATQELLERVGLPSGYASRYPHELSGGERQRAGLARALAPKPSFIVCDEPVSALDVSVQAQVLNLFLDLRDEYGLSYLFITHDLLLVGHIAHAVAVMYLGQIVELGPSEQVLRAPMHPYTQALISSLPRSDPGSRRERVILQGEVPNAVAPPGGCRFHPRCPVAMRECTSTVPALYEIEGRRVRCLNYRDAG, from the coding sequence CGGCGTTTCGTTCGAGCTGCATCGTGGTCGGACGCTCGGATTGGTTGGCGAGAGCGGCTGCGGCAAGAGCACGACCGGCCGCGCGATTCTTCGCCTCGTAGAGCCCGACTCGGGGCGGGTGCACTTCCGGGGCCAAGACTTGCTGCAGCTCGACAGCAGGGCTCTGCGTCGGGCCCGCAGCCAGATGCAGATCGTCTTTCAGGATCCTCATTCGAGCCTCAACCCACGCCAGACCATCGGTGACGCGGTCGGGTCGGTGCTGTTGCTTCACGGCCGTGCCACGCGCGCGACGCTGCGATCTGCGACACAGGAGCTTCTCGAGCGGGTGGGGCTGCCGAGCGGCTACGCCTCCCGCTATCCGCACGAGCTCTCGGGAGGCGAGCGCCAGCGCGCGGGCTTGGCCCGGGCGCTGGCGCCGAAACCGAGTTTCATCGTGTGCGACGAGCCGGTCTCGGCCCTTGATGTCAGCGTGCAGGCGCAAGTCCTCAATTTGTTCTTGGACCTGCGCGATGAGTACGGGCTCAGCTACCTGTTCATCACGCACGATCTGTTGCTGGTCGGCCACATCGCGCACGCCGTTGCGGTGATGTATCTGGGTCAGATCGTGGAACTCGGCCCAAGCGAGCAGGTGCTTCGAGCTCCGATGCATCCATACACACAGGCCTTGATTTCGTCGTTGCCAAGGTCCGATCCGGGCTCGAGGCGCGAGCGCGTGATCCTGCAAGGCGAGGTCCCGAACGCAGTGGCTCCGCCGGGCGGGTGCCGTTTTCACCCGCGCTGCCCGGTCGCCATGCGCGAGTGCACAAGCACCGTGCCGGCGCTGTACGAGATCGAAGGCCGCAGAGTTCGTTGCCTGAACTATCGCGATGCGGGCTAG